In Actinomadura citrea, a single window of DNA contains:
- a CDS encoding AAA family ATPase, with product MTDAMFASPADAGRRLADVRYLADDAIATTVFLAQALGKPLLVEGPAGVGKTELAKAVAAATGAELIRLQCYEGLDEARALYEFNYKKQLLAIQAAPADRAWQETHDDIFSEEFLLERPLLAAIRRSDPTVLLIDEADKADVEVEGMLLEILSDFQVTIPELGTVSAVRRPFVLITSNAARELSEALKRRCLYLYLGYPAPDRERDIVLAQVPGIEAELAEQLVRTVGTLRDLEIKKAPSIAETVDWARTLLALGLDDLDEAAVGRTLGVVLKHVSDQERAAKELGLSG from the coding sequence ATGACCGACGCGATGTTCGCCTCACCCGCCGACGCCGGGCGCAGGCTCGCCGACGTCCGCTACCTCGCCGACGACGCGATCGCCACGACGGTGTTCCTGGCCCAGGCGCTCGGCAAGCCGCTGCTGGTGGAGGGCCCGGCGGGAGTCGGCAAGACGGAGCTGGCGAAGGCCGTGGCGGCGGCGACCGGCGCGGAGCTGATCCGGCTGCAGTGCTACGAGGGCCTGGACGAGGCCCGCGCGCTCTACGAGTTCAACTACAAGAAGCAGCTCCTCGCGATCCAGGCCGCGCCCGCCGACCGCGCCTGGCAGGAGACCCACGACGACATCTTCTCCGAGGAGTTCCTGCTGGAGCGGCCGCTGCTGGCGGCGATCCGCCGCAGCGACCCGACCGTCCTGCTCATCGACGAGGCGGACAAGGCCGACGTCGAGGTCGAGGGCATGCTGCTGGAGATCCTGTCGGACTTCCAGGTCACGATCCCCGAGCTCGGGACCGTCTCGGCGGTCCGCCGGCCCTTCGTGCTGATCACCTCGAACGCGGCGCGGGAGCTGTCGGAGGCGCTCAAGCGCCGCTGCCTCTACCTGTACCTGGGCTACCCGGCGCCGGACCGGGAGCGCGACATCGTCCTCGCGCAGGTGCCGGGCATCGAGGCGGAGCTGGCCGAGCAGCTCGTCCGCACCGTCGGCACCCTGCGCGACCTGGAGATCAAGAAGGCGCCGTCGATCGCGGAGACCGTCGACTGGGCGCGCACCCTGCTGGCCCTCGGCCTGGACGACCTGGACGAGGCCGCCGTGGGCCGCACGCTCGGCGTCGTCCTCAAGCACGTCTCCGACCAGGAGCGCGCCGCCAAGGAACTCGGGCTGAGCGGCTGA
- a CDS encoding acyl-CoA dehydrogenase, with protein MAIGLTEEHEALAESVRGFAERNITATAVRAALDAEEETRPGFWPALAGQGLLGLHLDEEHGGQGFGLLELSVALEELGRAAAPGPFLPTVLASTVIDASSNAKLRAELLPGLADGSRTAAVALDGELTGRREGDSLVVSGTSATVLGAALADVLVLPVAVDDGEQWVAVDASDLAVTPVASLDRVRRVASVEVSGAAVAADRVLDGLTTGRVRDLAAALFGAEAAGLAGWLVTTAAEYAKVREQFGRPIGQFQGVKHKAARSLIALEQARAAAWDAARSLDEGTEEAGFAAAVAAVIALDAGVQTARDAIQILGGIGFTWEHDAHVYLRRALTLRSLLGPSKGWAAKVAALALDGGRREVVLELDEDAQPLRERIRGEIAELAAIEDKDALAERLGDEGWTVPHFPRPWGREAGPVEQILIQQELRAAKVKTPNLGIGAWLVPSLVRYGTDEQKERFLRPTLRGKIVWCQLFSEPGAGSDLASLSMKAERVEGGWKLTGQKIWTSLAQHAQWGFCIARTDPSAAKHDGITYFLVDMASEGVDVRPLRELTGDALFNEVFLDGVFVPDDRVVGEVNRGWQVARNTLSNERVSLSTGGGLGMGVPELLRFFANRDLDAVAAAEVGRLVAQGQSIDLLGLRTTLKQLNGVEPGAEASVRKLLGVQFNQDVADHCWAAQGAAAATEVPMAESGIVGRAMLFSRAMTIYGGTTEVQLNIIGERILGLPRDPEPGK; from the coding sequence ATGGCCATCGGGCTGACCGAGGAGCATGAGGCGCTCGCCGAATCGGTGCGCGGCTTCGCCGAGCGCAACATCACGGCGACGGCCGTCCGGGCCGCGCTGGACGCGGAAGAGGAGACCAGGCCCGGGTTCTGGCCGGCCCTCGCCGGACAGGGCCTGCTGGGCCTGCACCTGGACGAGGAGCACGGGGGGCAGGGCTTCGGCCTGCTGGAACTGTCGGTCGCGCTGGAGGAGCTGGGCCGCGCAGCCGCGCCCGGACCGTTCCTGCCGACCGTGCTCGCCAGCACGGTCATCGACGCCTCCAGCAACGCCAAGCTGCGCGCCGAGCTGCTCCCGGGCCTCGCCGACGGGTCGCGGACGGCGGCCGTCGCGCTGGACGGCGAGCTGACCGGCCGCCGCGAGGGCGACTCGCTGGTGGTGTCGGGGACGTCGGCCACCGTGCTCGGCGCCGCGCTCGCCGACGTGCTCGTCCTGCCGGTCGCCGTCGACGACGGCGAGCAGTGGGTGGCGGTGGACGCGTCCGACCTCGCCGTCACCCCGGTGGCGAGCCTGGACCGGGTCCGCCGCGTCGCCTCCGTCGAGGTCTCCGGCGCCGCCGTCGCCGCCGACCGCGTCCTGGACGGCCTCACCACCGGCCGGGTACGGGACCTGGCCGCCGCGCTCTTCGGCGCCGAGGCCGCGGGCCTGGCCGGCTGGCTGGTGACGACCGCCGCCGAGTACGCGAAGGTCCGCGAGCAGTTCGGCCGCCCGATCGGGCAGTTCCAGGGCGTCAAGCACAAGGCCGCCCGCAGCCTGATCGCCCTGGAGCAGGCCCGCGCCGCCGCGTGGGACGCCGCCCGTTCCCTGGACGAGGGCACCGAGGAAGCCGGCTTCGCCGCCGCCGTGGCGGCCGTCATCGCGCTGGACGCCGGCGTGCAGACCGCCCGCGACGCCATCCAGATCCTCGGCGGCATCGGCTTCACCTGGGAGCACGACGCCCACGTCTACCTGCGCCGCGCCCTCACGCTGCGGTCGCTGCTCGGCCCGTCCAAGGGCTGGGCGGCCAAGGTCGCCGCGCTCGCGCTGGACGGCGGGCGCCGCGAGGTCGTGCTGGAGCTGGACGAGGACGCCCAGCCGCTGCGCGAGCGGATCCGCGGCGAGATCGCCGAGCTGGCCGCGATCGAGGACAAGGACGCGCTGGCCGAGCGCCTCGGCGACGAGGGCTGGACCGTCCCGCACTTCCCCAGGCCCTGGGGCCGCGAGGCCGGGCCGGTCGAACAGATCCTCATCCAGCAGGAGCTGAGGGCCGCCAAGGTCAAGACGCCCAACCTCGGGATCGGCGCCTGGCTGGTGCCCTCGCTCGTCCGCTACGGGACCGACGAGCAGAAGGAGCGGTTCCTGCGGCCGACGCTGCGCGGGAAGATCGTGTGGTGCCAGCTGTTCTCCGAGCCGGGCGCCGGCTCGGACCTGGCGTCCCTGTCGATGAAGGCCGAGCGGGTCGAGGGCGGCTGGAAGCTCACCGGCCAGAAGATCTGGACGTCGCTCGCCCAGCACGCCCAGTGGGGCTTCTGCATCGCCCGCACCGACCCCTCCGCCGCCAAGCACGACGGCATCACCTACTTCCTCGTGGACATGGCGTCCGAGGGCGTGGACGTCCGCCCGCTGCGGGAGCTGACCGGCGACGCCCTGTTCAACGAGGTCTTCCTGGACGGCGTCTTCGTCCCCGACGACCGCGTGGTGGGCGAGGTGAACCGGGGCTGGCAGGTCGCGCGCAACACCCTGTCCAACGAGCGGGTGTCGCTGTCGACCGGCGGCGGCCTCGGCATGGGCGTCCCCGAGCTGCTGCGGTTCTTCGCGAACCGGGACCTGGACGCGGTCGCGGCCGCCGAGGTCGGCAGGCTCGTCGCCCAGGGCCAGTCGATCGACCTGCTCGGCCTGCGCACCACGCTCAAGCAGCTGAACGGCGTGGAGCCGGGCGCGGAGGCCAGCGTCCGCAAGCTGCTCGGAGTCCAGTTCAACCAGGACGTCGCCGACCACTGCTGGGCGGCGCAGGGCGCGGCCGCGGCCACCGAGGTCCCGATGGCCGAGAGCGGCATCGTGGGCCGCGCCATGCTGTTCAGCCGCGCGATGACCATCTACGGCGGCACCACCGAGGTGCAGCTCAACATCATCGGCGAACGCATCCTCGGCCTCCCCAGGGACCCCGAACCAGGAAAGTAG
- a CDS encoding TerC family protein produces the protein MSVSPLVWGLTIAAILAIIAADLFLIHRNDTREFTTRRAAFWSVVYIGLAALFGLGVWAFSGGEYAAQYFGGFVMEKSLSVDNLFVFMVILARFAVPKHAQHTVLMAGIVIALVLRGAFIAVGAAAIATFTWVFFLFGAFLIWTAIGLVRGGDEDEFKENALLRWAKRVIPTSDEYDGSRFLTRRNGRRLVTPMAIVMIAIGSTDVLFALDSIPAIFGLTTEAYLVFTANAFALMGLVQLYFLLGGLADRLVYLGHGLAFILGFIGVKLILHALHEYGAGWAPDIPIWLSLAVIAGTLAATAVASLAAGRRPSREPLPKAEPAAEAETRATREG, from the coding sequence TTGTCGGTCTCCCCTCTCGTCTGGGGCCTCACCATCGCGGCGATCCTTGCGATCATCGCCGCCGACCTGTTCCTGATCCACCGCAACGACACGCGGGAGTTCACCACCCGCCGCGCCGCGTTCTGGTCGGTGGTCTACATCGGCCTGGCCGCCTTGTTCGGGCTCGGCGTCTGGGCGTTCTCCGGCGGGGAGTACGCCGCGCAGTACTTCGGCGGCTTCGTCATGGAGAAGAGCCTCAGCGTCGACAACCTCTTCGTGTTCATGGTGATCCTCGCCCGGTTCGCCGTGCCGAAGCACGCCCAGCACACGGTGCTGATGGCGGGCATCGTGATCGCTCTGGTGCTGCGCGGCGCGTTCATCGCGGTCGGCGCCGCCGCCATCGCGACCTTCACCTGGGTGTTCTTCCTCTTCGGCGCGTTCCTCATCTGGACGGCGATCGGCCTGGTCCGCGGCGGCGACGAGGACGAGTTCAAGGAGAACGCGCTGCTGCGCTGGGCCAAGCGCGTCATCCCGACGTCGGATGAGTACGACGGCAGCCGGTTCCTCACCCGGCGGAACGGGCGCCGGCTGGTCACCCCGATGGCCATCGTCATGATCGCGATCGGCTCCACCGACGTGCTGTTCGCGCTGGACTCCATCCCCGCCATCTTCGGTCTGACGACCGAGGCGTACCTGGTCTTCACCGCCAACGCGTTCGCGCTGATGGGCCTCGTCCAGCTGTACTTCCTGCTCGGCGGCCTCGCCGACCGCCTCGTCTACCTCGGGCACGGGCTGGCGTTCATCCTCGGGTTCATCGGCGTCAAGCTGATCCTGCACGCGCTGCACGAGTACGGCGCCGGGTGGGCGCCGGACATCCCGATCTGGCTGTCCCTCGCCGTGATCGCCGGGACGCTGGCCGCCACCGCGGTCGCCAGCCTCGCCGCGGGCCGCAGGCCGTCCCGCGAGCCGCTCCCGAAGGCCGAGCCCGCCGCCGAGGCGGAGACCCGGGCGACACGCGAGGGCTGA
- a CDS encoding glycosyltransferase yields MSDRQDLDGLRVALVLGTSAGGVGRHVRSVAEGLVERGARVVVCGPAATDELFGFGAGGARFAEVDLADRPRPASDARAVGRLRRLLRDADVVHAHGLRAGALTVAACARVVPGPLRFARGGPPLVVTLHNAVITGGRTAAVYGVLERVVARGATRVLGVSPDLEERMRALGARSVGHAIVPAPAPQAPPGPAARADLRAEIGVGERPLVVTVARLAEQKGLPTLLDAAAAWAGRTPPPLVAIAGDGPLEDGLRARIEAEDLPVRLLGRRSDVAGLLAACDVAVVPSVWEGQPLVVQEILRAGRPLIATRVGGIPGMVGAEEREEGASLLQGPESDAALLVPPNDADALGRAVSRVLDDPALAARLGAAAARRSALLPGEDDAVEQLAELYLELTGP; encoded by the coding sequence ATGTCTGACAGGCAGGATCTGGACGGGCTGCGCGTCGCGCTCGTCCTCGGCACGAGCGCGGGCGGCGTCGGCCGCCACGTCCGGTCCGTCGCCGAGGGCCTGGTCGAGCGCGGCGCCCGCGTCGTGGTGTGCGGGCCCGCCGCCACCGACGAGCTGTTCGGGTTCGGCGCCGGCGGCGCCCGGTTCGCCGAGGTCGACCTCGCCGACCGGCCCCGCCCGGCGAGCGACGCCAGGGCCGTCGGCCGGCTGCGGCGGCTCCTGCGCGACGCCGACGTCGTCCACGCCCACGGCCTGCGCGCCGGGGCCCTCACGGTGGCGGCGTGTGCGCGCGTCGTGCCGGGCCCGCTGCGGTTCGCGCGGGGCGGCCCGCCCCTGGTCGTCACGCTGCACAACGCCGTCATCACCGGGGGCCGGACGGCGGCGGTCTACGGGGTGCTGGAACGCGTCGTGGCGCGTGGCGCCACCCGCGTCCTCGGCGTCTCGCCCGATCTGGAGGAGCGGATGCGGGCCCTCGGCGCCCGGTCGGTCGGGCACGCGATCGTCCCGGCGCCCGCGCCGCAGGCGCCGCCCGGCCCCGCCGCCCGCGCCGACCTGCGGGCCGAGATCGGCGTGGGGGAGCGGCCGCTGGTCGTCACCGTCGCCCGCCTCGCCGAGCAGAAGGGCCTGCCGACGCTGCTGGACGCCGCGGCGGCGTGGGCGGGACGCACCCCCCCGCCGCTCGTCGCGATCGCGGGCGACGGGCCGCTGGAGGACGGGCTGCGCGCCCGGATCGAGGCGGAGGACCTGCCCGTCCGGCTGCTCGGCCGCCGCTCCGACGTCGCCGGGCTGCTGGCCGCCTGCGACGTGGCGGTCGTGCCGAGCGTGTGGGAGGGGCAGCCTCTGGTCGTCCAGGAGATCCTGCGGGCGGGCCGGCCGCTGATCGCGACCCGCGTCGGCGGGATCCCCGGCATGGTGGGCGCCGAGGAGCGGGAGGAGGGGGCCTCGCTGCTGCAGGGGCCCGAGTCCGACGCCGCGCTGCTGGTGCCGCCGAACGACGCCGATGCGCTCGGACGCGCGGTGAGCCGCGTCCTGGACGACCCGGCGCTCGCGGCGCGGCTGGGCGCGGCCGCCGCCCGGCGGTCCGCGCTGCTGCCCGGCGAGGACGACGCCGTCGAGCAGCTGGCGGAGCTGTACCTGGAGCTGACCGGACCTTAG